The following proteins come from a genomic window of Candidatus Rokuibacteriota bacterium:
- a CDS encoding mandelate racemase/muconate lactonizing enzyme family protein — protein sequence MKITEIKTSPLSIPFRPMKPPSLWTDGIRKQLVIELRTDEGVVGVGEAFAYGAPLAVANVITEVLTPLLIGEDPTQIERLAEKMHRATFLYGRRGLAMMAISGVELALWDAAGKARGVPVYELLGGLVTPRVRAYASLHRYRSPAEVGEASRDYVSRGFSAIKLHQTDVESVATARAAVGPSVEIMLDVNCVWNPREAIAMARRFAPFDLAWLEEPVWPPEDYRGLAEVAAQVETPIAAGENEATTFGFREMIAQRAADILQPSVTKVGGLLEFKKICGLAAAANLSVAPHSFYFGPGLAATLHLIASTPGCLFVEFPTGELETPLLTNPIQAKDGHVEVPAGPGFGVQLNDEALSRYPYSGEGTRPFILT from the coding sequence ATGAAGATCACCGAGATCAAAACCTCCCCGCTCTCGATCCCCTTCCGCCCGATGAAGCCGCCCTCGCTGTGGACCGACGGGATCCGCAAGCAGCTTGTGATCGAGCTCCGCACCGACGAGGGAGTGGTCGGCGTCGGGGAGGCCTTCGCCTACGGCGCGCCCCTCGCGGTCGCGAACGTGATCACGGAGGTGCTCACGCCGCTCCTCATCGGCGAGGACCCGACCCAGATCGAGCGGCTCGCGGAGAAAATGCACCGCGCCACGTTCCTCTACGGCCGGCGCGGCCTCGCCATGATGGCGATCAGCGGCGTCGAGCTGGCCCTCTGGGACGCTGCGGGCAAGGCCCGGGGCGTGCCCGTCTACGAGCTGCTCGGCGGCCTCGTGACGCCGCGCGTCCGCGCCTACGCGAGCCTCCACCGCTACCGCTCCCCCGCCGAGGTGGGCGAGGCCTCGCGCGATTACGTCAGCCGGGGCTTCAGCGCGATCAAGCTCCACCAGACCGACGTCGAGTCTGTCGCGACGGCGCGTGCTGCCGTGGGGCCGAGCGTCGAGATCATGCTCGACGTCAACTGCGTCTGGAACCCGCGGGAGGCGATCGCCATGGCGCGACGCTTCGCCCCCTTCGACCTCGCGTGGCTCGAGGAGCCGGTCTGGCCCCCGGAGGACTACCGGGGCCTGGCGGAGGTGGCCGCCCAGGTCGAGACCCCCATCGCCGCAGGCGAGAACGAGGCGACGACCTTCGGTTTCAGGGAGATGATCGCCCAGCGCGCCGCGGATATCCTCCAGCCGAGCGTGACGAAAGTCGGAGGGCTCCTGGAGTTCAAGAAGATCTGCGGGCTCGCCGCGGCGGCGAACCTTTCCGTGGCGCCCCACTCCTTCTACTTCGGCCCCGGCCTGGCGGCCACCCTTCACCTGATCGCCTCCACGCCGGGCTGCCTCTTCGTGGAGTTCCCCACGGGCGAGCTGGAGACTCCGCTCCTGACCAACCCGATCCAGGCCAAGGACGGCCATGTCGAGGTCCCCGCGGGCCCGGGGTTCGGCGTCCAGCTGAACGATGAGGCGCTCAGCCGCTACCCCTACAGCGGCGAAGGCACGCGCCCCTTCATCCTCACCTAA